In Oryza sativa Japonica Group chromosome 11, ASM3414082v1, the following are encoded in one genomic region:
- the LOC4350787 gene encoding probable E3 ubiquitin-protein ligase RHY1A: MLPGVELARRRRVHYHGDGAAAGAGFGEHHHGHYNYFHQQHHRQAVASAEAGAGAGGEVSPAVAARIRLEEKLRGAAAAPSSSLSRWGRRFRERDGSTTSRQQNNQQEQQIQLPTEPRPTPKHSMTMLEAPSTRKAPRREMRRTLSKADLCAVCLDEVRERHQRVTRLPCSHKYHSECVLPWLAIQPDCPCCRTQVPSVDSLFVA; encoded by the exons atgCTTCCGGGGGTGGAgctggcgaggcggcggcgggtgcacTACCACGgcgacggggcggcggcgggggcagggTTTGGGGAGCACCACCACGGGCACTACAACTACTTCCACCAGCAGCACCACCGTCAGGCGGTGGCGAgcgcggaggcgggggcgggcGCAGGGGGCGAGGTGAGccccgcggtggcggcgcgcatCCGGCTCGAGGAGAAGCTGCggggcgccgcggccgcgccctcGTCGTCTCTCTCGAG GTGGGGCAGGCGATTTCGCGAACGAGATGGGAGCACAACCTCCAGACAACAGAACAACCAGCAAGAGCAGCAGATTCAGCTGCCCACTGAACCCAGGCCTACTCCCAAACATTCGATGACCATGCTGGAGGCGCCATCAACAAGAAAAGCCCCCCGCCGCGAGATGAGGAGGACACTTTCCAAGGCCGATCTCTGCGCTGTGTGCCTCGACGAAGTGCGGGAGCGACACCAGCGGGTCACCAGGCTACCCTGCTCCCACAAGTACCACTCGGAGTGCGTCCTCCCCTGGCTGGCCATCCAACCAGACTGCCCCTGCTGCAGGACGCAGGTCCCTTCGGTGGACTCCCTCTTTGTAGCTTGA